The DNA segment CGAAGGGTTTTGTCGCACTGTGAGATGAATAGCTTCTGTTGACCTTCGGTGAATGGAAGCTGATCTGTCAACTGAAGATGATATCTTCGACTCTTGGACGATATCAGGTAGACCAATTCACCCTCGCTGCCGGCTGTCAGATCACCAACCAGGGAGCGTTCCACTTTGACTCCGCGCATTTGCAGCCTGGGCATCAAGTGAGAGATCAGCAATAGGGACAGGCAGAGTGAAGACAGGCCGTAGAGCAGTGCCAGCCCCCGGTTCCAGGCGACAAAAAAGCAGGCCAGGGAGAGCAGCCAGATGACCACGTGCAGGTTGAACCAGCGTTGCAGCCAGGCGATGACTTCAGGGGGCAGTCTGTTGGATAGCAGGGCCTCTTCCTTCATCCCTATCACTCCGCCAGTTCGAGAACAGTCTCCGTTTTCTGCTTGTCACTCCGGCTATCCGGCATGGCGGGGACAGGCGTGGTGTCGACGATCTCCTGCAGGAGGTTTTTGTCATTGTCGCTATTGCTTCTCAACAGCATGCGATGGGCCAGTACGGGTACCACCAACTCCTGTACCCGGCGCGGTGTAACAAAGCTCTCATCATTCAGTAATGCACTCGCCTGGGCGGCCTTCATCAGAGATATCGAACCACGGGGACTCACACCCAAGCGGATCTTTTTATGCTTGCGGGTGGCCTGAATCAGGGCCGCGATATAATCGATGACATTCTGCTCGATCTGGATCTTGGTTACCGCACGCTGCAGCTTGAGCAGTGTGGCGTCGTCGATCCTTGCCGCGATTTGATCGAGGGGATCATCACTGCGGTTCATCTGCATGATGCGGGTTTCGTCCTCCAGTTTGGGGTAGCCCAGGGAGACACGCATGAAAAAACGATCCAGTTGCGCTTCCGGGAGTGGAAAGGTGCCGCTGAATTCGATGGGGTTCTGGGTCGCGATGACCATAAAGGTGGCGGGTAGCTTGCGGGTCTTTCTATCCACCGTCACCGTTCGCTCCGCCATGGCCTCGAGCAGTGCGGATTGGGTGCGTGGCGAGGTGCGGTTGATTTCGTCGGCCAACAGGATATTGGTGAACACCGGGCCGGGAAGAAAGCGGAAGCCCTGTGACTTCTGGTCGAAGATGGATATACCTGTGATATCCGCCGGCAGCAGATCCGGTGTACATTGAATCCGCTTGAAGGTCAGATCCAGACTTTTCGCCAGGGCCTTGGCGAGGGTGGTCTTACCCAGACCGGGTAGATCCTCCAGCAGCAGGTGACCGCGACAGAGCAGGCTGATCATCACCAGGCGCAGGGTTTCCGGCTTGCCGATGATGGCTTTTTGCCACTCTGTTATTAGCGAATGGAGCAGTTTACCTGGTGTTTTTCGATTGGAATCTGACATCAAACCTCCCTGGAATCATGCTGAAGGGTAGTCTATCGGCGTGGTAAATAGCATAAATATTCTACGGAATTAAGCATTTATTAACCTCTTGTAGCGTGCATTTAGATGGCTTCTTGAGCCATTATTTGTGATAAAAAAACGATAGATCTGTATATATCCACCAAAACACAGCTACAATTGCAGCTTTTGTGAAAATCGAACGACCTAAACACAGGAAACATCCATGGCATATGACAAGATTGAGATCCCTTCCGCAGGGGAGAAGATTAGCGTTGACGCAAATGGGGCGTTGAATGTACCGAATAACCCCATCATCCCCTACATAGAAGGTGACGGCATAGGCGTGGATATCACCCCGGTGATGCGAAAAGTGATCGATGCCGCGGTGGATAAGGCGTATGGCGGTGAGAAAAAGATTGCCTGGATGGAGATCTATGCCGGGGAGAAGGCGACCCATGTCTACGACAGCGATACCTGGCTCCCCCAGGAGACCCTGGATGCGGTGAAGGATTTCGTTGTCTCCATCAAAGGTCCCTTGACCACACCTGTGGGAGGCGGTATCCGCTCCCTGAATGTGGCAATACGTCAACAGCTCGACCTCTTCGTCTGTCTCAGGCCGGTACGCTATTTCGATGGGACTCCCAGTCCGCTGAAGGAGCCTGAGAAGACCAATATGGTGATCTTCAGGGAGAATTCAGAAGACATCTATGCCGGGATCGAATGGGAGTCGGGCAGCGAAGAGGCAAAGAAGGTGATCGATTTTCTGCAGGATTCCATGGGGGTCAGCAAGATCCGCTTTCCCGCCACATCCGGTATCGGGATAAAGCCTGTCTCCAGTGAAGGCACCAAACGCCTGGTACGCAAGGCGATTCAGTATGCCATCGACAATGACCGGAGTTCGGTGACCCTGGTGCATAAGGGCAATATCATGAAGTTCACCGAAGGCGCCTTCAAAAACTGGGGCTATGAGCTGGCACAGGAGGAGTTTGGCGCGGTTGAACTGGATGGTGGGCCCTGGTGCAGCTTTAAAAATCCCAAGAGCGGTAAGGAGATCATCGTCAAGGATGTGATCGCCGATGCCTTCCTGCAGCAGATCCTGTTACGGCCCGCCGAATACAGTGTGATTGCGACCCTCAATCTGAACGGTGACTATGTCTCCGACGCCCTGGCCGCACAGGTGGGCGGCATCGGCATAGCCCCGGGGGCCAATCTTTCAGATGATGTGGCCATGTTCGAGGCCACCCACGGTACCGCGCCGAAATATGCCGGTCAGGACAAGGTCAATCCCGGTTCACTGATCCTCTCGGCGGAGATGATGCTGCGGCACATGGGTTGGTTCGAGGCGGCGGACCTGATCATCAAGAGCCTGGGCGATACCATCTCCGCGAAGACAGTGACCTACGATTTCGCCAGACTGATGGATAATCCTCAGGAGCTGAGTTGTTCTGCCTTCGGCGATGCCATGATCAAGATGATGTAGTGGCTTCTATTCTCCCCTGACATGGCTGAAAAATGCGCCGATCACCTGGCTCATTTGTTGTGAGCGTTGTGGATCCCGCAGACTGGCCTGCATTGCCTGCCGGGTAGCGGGCAGATAGAGCAGGTCGCTCAAAATGCCGTTGAAGAACGCCTGGCCCGCCTCGTTGTCCGCCAGTCGTTCCAGATAGCGATGGCGAAGTGCACTATCCTCCAGCGACTCCCAGGCCCTTCCCGCTATAGCCGCCAGCAGATCACTGCGTTGGGAGATGGGATGGTCGAGGAGCTGATAGATGAAATCGTTGCGAATCGATTCCTGCTGGCTCTGGGAGAGTCCACGAACCACCGCCGAGAGAACCTGCGGATCGGGCCTCTCCTGGTGCAGGCTTGAGAGACCCCTTTGAGCCAGCGCATCAGCGATCGAATGGGATATCACCTCATTTTCCAGACAGTGGCAGAGTACCTCCAAGGGGGAGGGCGGCAGGGAGGGAATCGACTTGCGAACACGCTGGGTATTGCCATGCTGATCCAGGCGGGCAGCCACATCGGCGATGCCCTGATAGCCGATGAATGACCACTGTTCCCAACCCAGATCACCGTCAAAATAGGCCTTGGCATGGTCATAGTAACGTGAGGCCGGTTGCCTCAGGGCGTGGGTCAGACGTGCATGAAATATGGCCAGACGCTCCTGCTTGGGCTGAAAGGCGTAGGGATTGTTCTGCAACGCGCCCCGCATCCCATCCCTATCCGGCTCACTACCCAGGCTCTCAACCAGGTGATGCATGAACTCATCCCTGGCGGAGAGCAGCAGCTTACCCTGTTCATCCAGGGGAAAACGGATAAACCAGATCATGGGATCGATCTGTGGCTGCTTTGGGTCGGCAAGGGTCAGGGCGATCCAGGCCTGTTGCTGCAGCGGAAAAGGGTAGGCTGTCTCGGTCCGTTCAAAGGCAATGAACGCCTCTCTAGGAATGGCGACGATCCGTCGTCCCATATCGGAGATCTCGATGGAGAGCCCGCCGGACTCGAGAAATTCGGTCAGTGTCGTTATTGAGTTCATTTAGTGGATCTGATCAATACTTACAGGAAAATTATTAAGCGTCCGCAAATGAACGCAAATGTCTACAGCTTTTGTAAAAAATTACATGATTTGTGTGAACAGGCGACACGCTTGATTGCACCACTCAAATGGATCAGGGAACGATAATGGTTAGGCTTTGGCTAAGCCAATGAAATACCTTAAATAGTCTTAATTTGCGTTTATTAGCGTTCATTTGCGGACTTATAAAATTAATCCTGATACCTGGGTCAATCAATGCTATATCCAATCGACCAGGTGGTGCTCCCAGTCGCCCGCCGCCGATTCCCTTATGACCTTGCCGCGTATGGAGTGGCCCGCTTTTTCCACACTTTCGGGGTCTCCGGATACCAGGGGATGCCAGTCGGGCAGGGATTTCCCCTCCGCCAACAAGCGATAGGCGCATGTCTCTGGCAGCCAATAGGGATCGGCCAGGTCATTTGGTGTGAGGGTAACGCAATTGGGTACCAGTTTTGATCTTTCTTGATAGTGAGTGCAACGGCAGCGTTCCAGGTCGAGCAGGTCACAAACGATATTGGTGAAGAAGATCTCCCGGGTCTCCTCATCCTCGATTTTCTGCAGACAGCATTTACCACAGCCATCGCAGAGAGACTCCCACATTTCCCGGGACATGGCATCCAGGGGCGTGGTATTCCAGAATGGTGATTCGGCAGGTCTCATTAATGGCATAATATCACCATCAGAGCGTCGGTAGATTGGAGAATTAAATGCTTAATTCTTGAATGTAGGGAGACTTGGTCCATAGCTGTGATCAAGCCTGCCCTGAGCATGGATGAATTCGACTGTCAACGCTTTTTATGCACAATCGGGTTTTCAGGAAGCAGAGATTGGCAGGTTATAGGGAACTTCTCTGGTAATAGATTCAATTGATGTACTAACATATTGAATTAAAATGCAATTTATAATTTGTATAGAAATTACACAATTTAAAAAGAGATTAAGAGGATCAAGGGCTGCAGCAGAGTTCCTGCAGCTTACTAACAAAGTTATCCACAGGATCTGTGGACATAATTTGGCGTAGGAGATTGCCAAATTCAGGGGCTCTTCACCCCCGGGCCTACCCAGTAATGGGTATCAAGACAAGCGTAACCTTGGAGCAGAGATCATGACAGCGACCGAACAATCCTATCAGGCTGTACTGAACTTCCCATTCGCCCCGGTCGGCATCGCCATATCCAATGGCAAACTGAGGGCCGTGGACTATTTGACTCCACCCCAGCGGGACTATACCCAACAGGTTCCAGGATTGCGTTGTGTGATAGACGCCATCAAAGTCTATCTGCAGGACCCAAAAAGAGAATTTGATCTGCAACTCATACTCGAAGGAACACCATTTCAAAGACGCGTCTGGGAGGCACTGCGAAAGATACCTTCTGGCTCAACCTTGACCTATGGAGAATTGGCCCAGCAGATCGGCAGTGGAGCCAGGGCGGTGGGAAATGCCTGCCGGGCCAATCCCTGTCCGCTGATCGTGCCCTGTCATCGGGTCGTTGGCGTCCATGGTCTTGGGGGATTCGCGGGTGAACGGGGTGGTGAGAAGCTGGAGATCAAGCGCTGGCTGTTGCAGCATGAGGGTGTCTTGTGAAGGGAGCTGGTGAGGACAGCTCCCTTATTGAATCCTTTTCCGATGCCTTGTGGATGGAGCGGGGCTTGAGCCGTAACACACTCTCCGCCTATCAGTCCGATTTAGCCAAGGTGGCTGACTGGCTGCGCAACAACAGGGGTTATGGGTTGCTGCAGGCACAGCGGGCCGACCTGCAATCCTATTTGGCAGATCTGGTGAGACAGGGTAGGAAGCCGCGCTCGACCGCACGCCTGCTCTCCTGTGTCAGGCAGTTCTATCAATATAGCTTGCGCGAAGGCTGGTTGAGTGCCGATCCCAGTGTGCGCATCGATTCTCCCAAGCTCGGCAGACCCTTGCCAAAATCACTTTCCGAGACTGAGGTTGAGGCGCTGCTGGATGCACCGGATCTTGATGATGCGGAGGGCATGCGTGACCGGACCATGCTGGAGGTGCTCTACGCCTCGGGTCTGAGGGTATCCGAACTCGTCGATCTGCGCCCGGAGCAGGTGAATCTGACACAGGGGGTGATGCGTATTGTTGGGAAAGGTGGCAAGGAACGCCTGGTACCGATGGGTGACGAGGCACAGGGGTGGCTGGAACGCTTCTATGGGGGTGCTCGGAGCGAGCTTCTGGGCGACAGGGTATGCAGCCATCTGTTTCCGACCCGGCGCGGTCATGGTATGACCAGGCAGGCCTTCTGGTATCGCATCAAGAAGCATGCCGCAAGCGCGGGAATCAGCCATACCATCTCGCCCCATACCTTGCGGCATGCCTTTGCCACCCATCTGTTGAACCATGGTGCGGATCTGCGCGTTGTACAACTGCTGTTGGGGCACAGTGATCTATCCACCACTCAGATCTATACCCATGTGGCACGGGAGCGTTTGAAGCAACTGCACGCAACCCATCATCCCCGGGGATGAGCAGTGGAGGTTATCTCGGGTCTGTTATCAGACCCGGATACATGAGAGTAGGGCCAGCTTATGGTAGAGTCCCCTCCCAGTTTCACTTGACCAGGAGCCAATATGCCATCCTTCGATATCGTTTCTGAAGTGGATCTTCAGGAGGTCAGAAATGCAGTCGATCAGGCCAACCGGGAGGTAGGTACTCGATTTGACTTCAAAGGTGTGGATGCCGCATTCGAACAGAATGAGAACGAGATCGTATTACGTGCGGAGCAGGAGTTCCAACTCAATCAAATGATGGATATTCTGCGCCAGAAACTGGTCAAACGTAAGGTTGATGTCGCTGCTATGGATATCAAGGATGCTGAGACCAGTCTAAATGCCGCTCGTCAGCGAGTGATCATTAAACAAGGTATCGACAGCGACGTGGCGAAAAAGATGGTCAAGCAGATCAAGGGCAGCAAGCTCAAGGTACAAGCCCAGATTCAAGGTGAGCAGATTCGTGTGACAGGGAAGAAACGAGACGATTTACAGCAGACTATCGCACTTATTCGGGAGACCGATTACGGTCTTCCCCTTCAATATCAAAATTTTCGGGACTAAACATCGATGAAACAATCACACCGAGCTATCCTGCACAAGGGCGCCAAACTGCTGCCACTTATCACCCTGTTTTTGATCGCACCTGTGACGGCGGAGCCCAGCAAGCAAAATGCAGAGATCATGAAGGTGCGTGAAGGGGTCAATAAAATCCTAAAGAAGGGTTCCATTACCAGCGTCACGCCCGCCAAGATCGATGGTTTGTATGAGGTTATGGTAGGCCCTCAACTCTATTATGTTTCCGCGGATGGCAGGTACCTGTTGAGCGGCAATATGTACGATATCGAAACCCGGGAGGATTTGACCACACCCAAGGTATCTATTGCCAAAGCAGCGGCAATTGAGGCAATTGGGGAAGATAACATGGTGGTTTTCGCCCCAGAAAAAACCCAGCATACCGTCACCGTATTCACGGACATCGATTGTGGCTATTGCCAGAAGCTGCATAGCGAGATGAAAGACTATAACGACTTGGGCATACGGGTGCGTTATCTGATGTTTCCCAGGGCAGGTATAGGTAGTGAATCCTTCGATAAGGCGGTAACCGTGTTGTGTTCCGATGACCGGAATGATGCCATGAC comes from the Candidatus Thiodiazotropha sp. CDECU1 genome and includes:
- the icd gene encoding NADP-dependent isocitrate dehydrogenase; this encodes MAYDKIEIPSAGEKISVDANGALNVPNNPIIPYIEGDGIGVDITPVMRKVIDAAVDKAYGGEKKIAWMEIYAGEKATHVYDSDTWLPQETLDAVKDFVVSIKGPLTTPVGGGIRSLNVAIRQQLDLFVCLRPVRYFDGTPSPLKEPEKTNMVIFRENSEDIYAGIEWESGSEEAKKVIDFLQDSMGVSKIRFPATSGIGIKPVSSEGTKRLVRKAIQYAIDNDRSSVTLVHKGNIMKFTEGAFKNWGYELAQEEFGAVELDGGPWCSFKNPKSGKEIIVKDVIADAFLQQILLRPAEYSVIATLNLNGDYVSDALAAQVGGIGIAPGANLSDDVAMFEATHGTAPKYAGQDKVNPGSLILSAEMMLRHMGWFEAADLIIKSLGDTISAKTVTYDFARLMDNPQELSCSAFGDAMIKMM
- the xerD gene encoding site-specific tyrosine recombinase XerD, translating into MERGLSRNTLSAYQSDLAKVADWLRNNRGYGLLQAQRADLQSYLADLVRQGRKPRSTARLLSCVRQFYQYSLREGWLSADPSVRIDSPKLGRPLPKSLSETEVEALLDAPDLDDAEGMRDRTMLEVLYASGLRVSELVDLRPEQVNLTQGVMRIVGKGGKERLVPMGDEAQGWLERFYGGARSELLGDRVCSHLFPTRRGHGMTRQAFWYRIKKHAASAGISHTISPHTLRHAFATHLLNHGADLRVVQLLLGHSDLSTTQIYTHVARERLKQLHATHHPRG
- a CDS encoding methylated-DNA--[protein]-cysteine S-methyltransferase; this translates as MTATEQSYQAVLNFPFAPVGIAISNGKLRAVDYLTPPQRDYTQQVPGLRCVIDAIKVYLQDPKREFDLQLILEGTPFQRRVWEALRKIPSGSTLTYGELAQQIGSGARAVGNACRANPCPLIVPCHRVVGVHGLGGFAGERGGEKLEIKRWLLQHEGVL
- a CDS encoding YajQ family cyclic di-GMP-binding protein, which produces MPSFDIVSEVDLQEVRNAVDQANREVGTRFDFKGVDAAFEQNENEIVLRAEQEFQLNQMMDILRQKLVKRKVDVAAMDIKDAETSLNAARQRVIIKQGIDSDVAKKMVKQIKGSKLKVQAQIQGEQIRVTGKKRDDLQQTIALIRETDYGLPLQYQNFRD
- a CDS encoding DUF3549 family protein codes for the protein MNSITTLTEFLESGGLSIEISDMGRRIVAIPREAFIAFERTETAYPFPLQQQAWIALTLADPKQPQIDPMIWFIRFPLDEQGKLLLSARDEFMHHLVESLGSEPDRDGMRGALQNNPYAFQPKQERLAIFHARLTHALRQPASRYYDHAKAYFDGDLGWEQWSFIGYQGIADVAARLDQHGNTQRVRKSIPSLPPSPLEVLCHCLENEVISHSIADALAQRGLSSLHQERPDPQVLSAVVRGLSQSQQESIRNDFIYQLLDHPISQRSDLLAAIAGRAWESLEDSALRHRYLERLADNEAGQAFFNGILSDLLYLPATRQAMQASLRDPQRSQQMSQVIGAFFSHVRGE
- a CDS encoding YcgN family cysteine cluster protein codes for the protein MRPAESPFWNTTPLDAMSREMWESLCDGCGKCCLQKIEDEETREIFFTNIVCDLLDLERCRCTHYQERSKLVPNCVTLTPNDLADPYWLPETCAYRLLAEGKSLPDWHPLVSGDPESVEKAGHSIRGKVIRESAAGDWEHHLVDWI
- a CDS encoding AAA family ATPase; this encodes MSDSNRKTPGKLLHSLITEWQKAIIGKPETLRLVMISLLCRGHLLLEDLPGLGKTTLAKALAKSLDLTFKRIQCTPDLLPADITGISIFDQKSQGFRFLPGPVFTNILLADEINRTSPRTQSALLEAMAERTVTVDRKTRKLPATFMVIATQNPIEFSGTFPLPEAQLDRFFMRVSLGYPKLEDETRIMQMNRSDDPLDQIAARIDDATLLKLQRAVTKIQIEQNVIDYIAALIQATRKHKKIRLGVSPRGSISLMKAAQASALLNDESFVTPRRVQELVVPVLAHRMLLRSNSDNDKNLLQEIVDTTPVPAMPDSRSDKQKTETVLELAE
- a CDS encoding DsbC family protein, which translates into the protein MKQSHRAILHKGAKLLPLITLFLIAPVTAEPSKQNAEIMKVREGVNKILKKGSITSVTPAKIDGLYEVMVGPQLYYVSADGRYLLSGNMYDIETREDLTTPKVSIAKAAAIEAIGEDNMVVFAPEKTQHTVTVFTDIDCGYCQKLHSEMKDYNDLGIRVRYLMFPRAGIGSESFDKAVTVLCSDDRNDAMTQSKAGKKLAKKECNNPVEQHWALGKTLGVNGTPAIFLQSGDMLPGYIPAQRLSKILTELDKNRSQK